ATGATGCCGTCTCTGAATCTGAGCGACATGAGCACCAAAGAAAAGCTTCAAATGATGGAAGCCCTATGGGATTCCTTGACCGAGGATTCCACGGGGCCGCCATCCCCCGATTGGCACAGTGATGTTCTCGAAGAACGGCAGCGCAAGATTGAGGCCGGAAAGGGGGTGTTTTTGTCACTCGATGAGTTGAAGGCCAAGCGGCCATCATGAACATTCGCGAGATTCGGATTCTTTCCGATGCGGCGGATGATCTGGAACGCGGGCGAACCTTTTACGAGCAGCAGCAAACGCACCTTGGTCTCTACTTTTGGGATAGCCTGTTGGCCGATATCGAGTCATTGATGGTTTCAGGGGGTATACACAATCGTATTGAAGGTTATTACCGTCTGCTCTCGCAACGCTTCCCCTATGCCATCTACTACCAGGTG
Above is a genomic segment from Thiorhodovibrio litoralis containing:
- a CDS encoding addiction module protein — translated: MMPSLNLSDMSTKEKLQMMEALWDSLTEDSTGPPSPDWHSDVLEERQRKIEAGKGVFLSLDELKAKRPS
- a CDS encoding type II toxin-antitoxin system RelE/ParE family toxin, encoding MNIREIRILSDAADDLERGRTFYEQQQTHLGLYFWDSLLADIESLMVSGGIHNRIEGYYRLLSQRFPYAIYYQVQADTLDVIAVLPLRRDPTWLAGVLNERST